Part of the Pseudomonas sp. Leaf58 genome is shown below.
GGTTGAGCAGGCTCAGGTTAAGCTGATGGTCCGGCATGAAGATGATCGGGCCGCAAATGGCGGTGAGCATGCCGGGTACGGCAAAACCGAGGAACTGCCGGGCGTTGGAGCTCAGGCGCAAGGGCAGGCGTGGCTCCAGGAACGCATAGCGGTTGAGGAACACAATGGCGCCCATGGCGAAAATCAAGATCCAGGTCATGCTCGGGCTCCAAAGAATTTCTGGCAAATGAACCCGGCGCTCATGCCCAGCAGGCCGGCGGCCACCAGGGCGGCTTCCCAGTGCCAGTAACTGAACAGCACCGAGCAGAACAGCGACACAGCCACGCATACCACGGTGGCCAGGTTGCGCACCAGCGGGGCGATCAGGGCCACGAAGGTGGCGACGATGGAGAAGTCCAGGCCGAACTGGTCCAGGTGTGGAATGCTCTTGCCCAGCAAAATACCGGCCAGGGTAAACAGGTTCCAGGCGACGTAGAACGTCAGGCCCACGCCCAGGGCGTACCAGCGGTTGAATTGCTGCTGGTCGTACTGGCTGGTCAACGCGAAGAATTCGTCGGTCAGCAAAAAGCCCAGGCCCAATCGCCAGCGCAGCGGCTGGTTGGACAACACCGGGCGCATGGTCAAGCCATACAGCAGGTGTTGCGAGGTCAGTAGCAGGGTGGTGAGCAGAATCGACGCCAGGTTGGCGCCGCCCTTGAGCATGCCGATGGCCACCAGTTGCGCGGCACCCGCAAAAACGATGGCCGACAGCCCTTGCCCTTCCCAGGCGCTGAGGTTGGCTTCGATGGCCATGGAGCCGGCCAGCAAGCCCCAGGGGGCGACAGCCAAAGAGAGCGGGAGAATGGCGATAGCGCCGTGAAGGAAAGCTTGGCGGGCAATGTGGGGCATGATGGCTGCAGTGTGTGACGTGGCAGGCCAGCATGCCAGACAGGGCGAGTGATGGCTTGAACGATCTTGCTGTGCCTGGGCGATGGTTATGGATGGCTGGTCAAGTGCTGTTGCGCCGTCACGCAGCCGTTGGTGTCCACGGCCTTCTGCAGCAGGCTCTGACGGTGTTGCGGGTCGAGGTCGCTAAGCAGGCGATACAGCTCGGCTTGGTAGTCCCTTTGGCGCCCCCACTGCATTTGCAGGCCCTTTGGCCGGCTGCGGTTGCAGGCCAGGCGTGTGGCCGGCTGAGGGTAGTAAGGGGCATACACGGTGGCCATGTTGGGGATGGCCTCCAGCGCACTTCGGTAGTCGCTGCTGACGTTGTAAGGCGGGCACCAGGTGGCGATGGCCGGTGCCGGCGCGGCAAAACCCTGTTTGAGGCTGGCTTCGAGCAACGGGCAGGCGGCATCCGCGATTTGTGCGGCGGGCAGGTAGGTCATGTAGTAAAGCGCAAGGCGGTACTGCGCCACGGGGTGGCCGAGCTCTACAGATTTTTTCAACAAGGCGACCGCTGTTGGCAGGGTGTGGGCCATGGCTTGGCCCTGGCGGCTGAGTTCCGGGTCTCCGCCCACTGCCGTGCGCAGCGTGCCGGT
Proteins encoded:
- a CDS encoding AzlD domain-containing protein, encoding MTWILIFAMGAIVFLNRYAFLEPRLPLRLSSNARQFLGFAVPGMLTAICGPIIFMPDHQLNLSLLNPYLLGSLVAIALVLLTRSVLLSMLISMLLFFFLRSWLA
- a CDS encoding AzlC family ABC transporter permease, which gives rise to MPHIARQAFLHGAIAILPLSLAVAPWGLLAGSMAIEANLSAWEGQGLSAIVFAGAAQLVAIGMLKGGANLASILLTTLLLTSQHLLYGLTMRPVLSNQPLRWRLGLGFLLTDEFFALTSQYDQQQFNRWYALGVGLTFYVAWNLFTLAGILLGKSIPHLDQFGLDFSIVATFVALIAPLVRNLATVVCVAVSLFCSVLFSYWHWEAALVAAGLLGMSAGFICQKFFGARA